From Roseovarius nanhaiticus, one genomic window encodes:
- a CDS encoding phosphotransferase, with protein sequence MGKKSNAKRLARLIAAAEAHFGEAVIDSSAPGGESRASWRLVMPSRSVIGTLRPNFRRTHLEAFALTHIGALSDDVPQCLGVVGEIMFQSDVGGRRLNQEIVKLGRAQRADTAYQAVAAIFRIQAAARAAGLNEQMPHLGINADWIANFADGVEALAPYSQGRGMGIDRAALAEAALRPAVQFVKWDCRSGNAAMGPDDKVRWFDLEYCGVRHGAEDLAWLLGDEAWPVPPDQMEDMIVSAFDASGPHALEPYLDYLSLYTTLHVLQRFQLIIDEAQSRGWLSKTRIRSRDDVGVHPEFAAHLCRVGAHFAQRNALTAPLQRDFEEAETVFCQILSRAAGGRPDQMRVPA encoded by the coding sequence ATGGGCAAGAAAAGCAATGCAAAGCGCCTGGCGCGGCTGATCGCCGCCGCCGAAGCGCATTTCGGCGAGGCGGTCATCGACAGCTCGGCCCCCGGCGGAGAAAGCCGGGCAAGCTGGCGTCTTGTCATGCCCAGCCGAAGTGTCATCGGTACACTGCGCCCCAATTTCCGGCGGACCCACCTCGAGGCATTTGCGCTGACGCATATCGGCGCGCTGTCGGATGATGTGCCACAATGCCTGGGCGTGGTGGGCGAGATCATGTTCCAATCCGATGTCGGGGGTCGCAGGCTGAATCAGGAGATCGTCAAGCTGGGCCGCGCGCAAAGGGCCGATACCGCGTATCAGGCTGTGGCCGCGATCTTTCGCATTCAGGCGGCGGCCCGTGCCGCAGGCTTGAACGAGCAGATGCCGCATCTGGGCATCAATGCGGACTGGATTGCCAATTTCGCGGATGGGGTAGAGGCGCTGGCGCCCTATTCGCAAGGGCGCGGCATGGGGATCGACCGGGCCGCATTGGCCGAGGCGGCGCTGCGCCCGGCGGTGCAATTCGTCAAATGGGATTGCCGATCGGGCAACGCGGCCATGGGCCCCGATGACAAGGTGCGCTGGTTCGATCTGGAATATTGCGGCGTGCGTCACGGCGCCGAGGATCTGGCGTGGCTCCTCGGGGACGAGGCTTGGCCCGTTCCGCCCGACCAGATGGAAGACATGATCGTCTCTGCCTTCGACGCCTCCGGCCCTCACGCGCTGGAGCCGTATCTGGATTACCTGTCGCTCTATACCACACTGCACGTGCTGCAACGTTTCCAGCTGATCATTGACGAGGCGCAAAGCCGGGGCTGGCTGTCCAAGACCCGAATCCGTAGCCGCGACGATGTGGGGGTGCATCCCGAATTTGCCGCGCATCTGTGCCGGGTAGGAGCGCATTTCGCGCAGCGCAACGCCCTGACCGCGCCATTGCAGCGTGATTTCGAAGAGGCCGAGACGGTGTTTTGCCAAATTCTCAGCCGGGCGGCAGGGGGCAGACCCGACCAAATGAGGGTGCCGGCGTGA
- a CDS encoding NTP transferase domain-containing protein produces the protein MAYETTRAPTAVILAAGTRPPSMDLGGDVPVCLQVVGGSLVLERIIRNCLSCGISQFVIVLGSAGAAIRAFVDKTFRGIRVTYVTADRYKDLSVAQALLRAAPAIGMSEFISLDADMVFEVKILRNLIDSDQPNALCVDRGAANGARARRVVVDEAMQIIDFGTAVKPAITVGVPIGIDKVSAKAGPAFFKSLAQIVEGPARPKSAPDAAHAALLESAGTLHALDITGLDWTGVQTPEDAARAAELFGTPVTTVSRGQQRALDESTAKARANV, from the coding sequence ATGGCATATGAAACGACGCGCGCCCCGACCGCGGTGATCCTGGCAGCGGGGACGCGGCCTCCATCAATGGATTTGGGCGGCGATGTGCCGGTCTGCCTCCAGGTTGTGGGCGGCTCTCTCGTACTCGAGCGGATCATCCGCAATTGCCTTAGCTGTGGAATCTCGCAATTCGTGATCGTGCTCGGATCGGCTGGCGCCGCGATAAGGGCTTTTGTCGACAAGACATTTCGGGGCATTCGAGTGACCTATGTCACGGCTGATCGATACAAGGATTTGAGCGTGGCGCAGGCTCTCTTGCGCGCGGCGCCGGCAATCGGGATGTCGGAATTCATTTCGCTGGACGCGGATATGGTGTTCGAGGTCAAGATCCTGCGCAATCTGATTGACAGTGACCAGCCAAACGCCCTCTGCGTTGATCGTGGCGCCGCGAATGGTGCGCGCGCGCGGCGCGTCGTGGTGGATGAGGCGATGCAGATTATTGATTTTGGCACGGCGGTGAAGCCGGCGATCACGGTGGGTGTTCCCATCGGGATCGACAAGGTCAGCGCCAAGGCGGGACCGGCTTTTTTCAAGAGCCTCGCGCAGATCGTCGAAGGCCCCGCGCGGCCGAAATCTGCGCCGGATGCGGCGCATGCGGCTTTGCTGGAGAGCGCTGGCACGCTTCATGCGCTTGATATCACCGGCCTTGACTGGACCGGCGTTCAGACGCCCGAAGATGCCGCCCGCGCGGCCGAGCTCTTTGGAACGCCGGTAACGACCGTATCGCGCGGCCAGCAGCGCGCGCTGGACGAAAGCACGGCCAAGGCCCGCGCAAACGTCTGA
- a CDS encoding pyridoxal phosphate-dependent aminotransferase, translating to MTQFRKSTALSRIQPAATIAITQKARDLRGQGHDIISLSIGEPDFDTPDHVKTAAAEAVARGETKYTPIPGIPQLREAIAEKFKRENGLDYAPSQTIVCTGGKQVIANALLATLNPGDEVIVPAPYWVSYTQQVEMTGAVPVVVPTREEDGFLLTPAALEAAITEKTRWLILNSPSNPSGAVYSAEDLRGLADVLERHTDVWVLSDDMYEHLIYGGVPFATMAAAAPAMKDRTLTMNGVSKAYAMTGWRIGYAAGPQALIDAMALVQGQLTSGAARPCQWAAHAALTGPQDAIARQRDAFKRRRDLVVQRLNAIPGMTCPTPPGAFYVFPSCEAYLGKTTPKGRKIDTDENFVMALLEEGGVACVHGAAFGQSPYFRVSYAASEAELTQAMDRIEAFCSTLT from the coding sequence ATGACCCAGTTTCGCAAATCCACCGCCCTCTCGCGCATTCAGCCCGCCGCGACCATCGCCATCACGCAAAAGGCGCGCGATCTTCGCGGTCAGGGCCATGACATCATCTCGCTGTCGATCGGCGAGCCGGATTTCGACACGCCGGATCACGTCAAGACCGCCGCCGCCGAGGCCGTGGCGCGGGGCGAGACGAAATACACACCCATCCCCGGCATCCCCCAGCTGCGCGAGGCCATTGCCGAGAAGTTCAAGCGCGAGAACGGGCTGGATTATGCGCCCTCGCAGACCATCGTCTGCACGGGTGGCAAGCAGGTGATCGCCAACGCATTGCTGGCCACGCTCAATCCCGGTGACGAGGTGATCGTGCCTGCGCCCTATTGGGTCAGCTACACCCAGCAGGTCGAAATGACGGGCGCTGTGCCCGTGGTGGTGCCGACGCGCGAAGAGGACGGGTTTCTGCTCACGCCCGCCGCGCTGGAGGCGGCGATCACCGAGAAGACCCGCTGGCTCATCCTCAACTCCCCCTCGAATCCCTCGGGCGCGGTTTATTCGGCAGAGGATCTGCGCGGGCTGGCCGATGTGCTGGAGCGGCACACGGACGTCTGGGTGCTGTCGGATGACATGTACGAGCACCTCATCTATGGCGGCGTGCCCTTCGCCACGATGGCCGCCGCCGCGCCTGCCATGAAGGACCGCACGCTCACCATGAACGGCGTCAGCAAGGCTTATGCGATGACCGGGTGGCGCATCGGCTATGCGGCCGGGCCACAGGCGCTGATCGATGCGATGGCGCTGGTGCAAGGGCAACTGACCAGCGGCGCGGCGCGGCCCTGCCAATGGGCGGCCCATGCCGCGCTGACCGGCCCGCAGGACGCCATCGCGCGCCAGCGGGATGCGTTTAAACGCCGCCGCGATCTGGTGGTCCAGCGCCTCAATGCCATTCCCGGCATGACCTGCCCCACCCCGCCCGGTGCCTTCTATGTCTTTCCCTCCTGCGAGGCTTACCTGGGCAAGACCACGCCCAAGGGTCGCAAGATCGACACCGACGAGAATTTCGTCATGGCCCTCTTGGAGGAGGGCGGCGTCGCCTGCGTGCACGGCGCGGCCTTCGGCCAAAGCCCCTATTTCCGCGTCAGCTATGCCGCCTCGGAGGCCGAGCTGACGCAGGCAATGGACCGCATCGAGGCATTTTGCAGCACGCTGACGTAG
- the ychF gene encoding redox-regulated ATPase YchF: MGFKMGIVGLPNVGKSTLFNALTRTAAAQAANFPFCTIEPNVGDVAVPDARLDTLAGIAGSKQIIPTRMTFVDIAGLVKGASKGEGLGNQFLANIREVDAIAHVLRCFEDGDVTHVENRIDPVADAETIETELMLADIDSIEKRMQNITRKVRGGDKEAVQQERLLKSALAALEEGKPARTVDVDDEDLRAWKMLQLLTTKPVLYVCNVGEADAAEGNALSAKVAEMAAAEGNSHVVISAQIEEEISQLDAEEAEMFLSEMGLDEAGLSRLIKAGYELLHLETYFTVGPKEARAWTIRTGTSAPKAAGVIHGDFERGFIRAETIAYDDFVRLGGEQPAKEAGKMRAEGKSYIVKDGDVLHFLFNT; encoded by the coding sequence ATGGGTTTCAAAATGGGTATCGTGGGCTTGCCCAATGTGGGCAAATCGACGCTCTTCAACGCGCTGACGCGCACCGCCGCCGCGCAGGCCGCGAACTTCCCCTTCTGCACGATCGAGCCGAATGTGGGCGATGTCGCCGTGCCGGATGCGCGGCTGGACACTCTGGCCGGGATCGCGGGCAGCAAGCAGATCATCCCGACGCGCATGACCTTCGTCGATATCGCGGGCCTGGTGAAGGGCGCGAGCAAGGGCGAAGGTCTGGGCAACCAATTCCTCGCCAATATCCGCGAGGTCGATGCCATCGCGCATGTGCTGCGCTGCTTTGAAGATGGCGACGTCACCCATGTCGAGAACCGTATCGATCCCGTCGCCGACGCCGAGACCATCGAGACCGAGCTGATGCTGGCCGATATCGACAGCATAGAAAAGCGGATGCAGAACATCACTCGCAAGGTGCGCGGCGGCGACAAGGAGGCTGTCCAGCAGGAGCGCCTTCTGAAGTCCGCGCTTGCGGCGCTGGAAGAGGGCAAACCGGCCCGCACCGTGGATGTCGATGACGAAGACCTGCGCGCGTGGAAAATGCTGCAACTCCTGACCACCAAACCGGTGCTATACGTCTGCAACGTGGGCGAGGCGGACGCCGCCGAGGGCAATGCGCTCTCGGCCAAGGTGGCCGAGATGGCCGCCGCCGAGGGCAACAGCCATGTCGTCATCAGCGCCCAGATCGAGGAAGAGATCAGCCAGCTCGACGCCGAAGAGGCTGAGATGTTTTTGAGTGAGATGGGCCTTGATGAGGCGGGCCTCAGCCGCCTCATCAAAGCAGGCTACGAGCTACTCCACTTGGAGACGTATTTCACCGTCGGCCCCAAGGAGGCGCGCGCCTGGACCATCCGCACCGGCACCAGCGCACCCAAGGCCGCGGGCGTCATCCACGGCGATTTCGAGCGCGGTTTCATCCGCGCCGAGACCATCGCCTATGATGATTTCGTGCGTCTGGGTGGTGAGCAACCGGCCAAGGAAGCGGGCAAGATGCGCGCCGAGGGAAAGTCGTATATCGTCAAGGACGGCGACGTGCTGCATTTTCTGTTCAACACCTGA
- a CDS encoding GNAT family N-acetyltransferase: MTAQTASAQDGADLSVEIVDDIARFRALEREWKALEASDPEATVFLSWDWMEQAFAGRPYRWSVLVARPRGGGAMAAVLPLKYSTRWSGSNGAFQTYLEGGGRLLHSDLAGLLCDPAQEEAAIAALAARLMRLPWARLSLRHMAQLGRAARLLAAFRRNGYRAEAPPERSADGKIDRLVAPRVALPDSFDDWLDSSVASEVASRYRSFKTRHFTSGAYRFTHSDTPGFQADLAMLRAMRAAKGAQVRDAAAQKAADLAQTAFDRILTAALEIDALFLPILWRGDVPIGALGHVLDPRLGMMHFVTAAQDPAASEPFIAAALHFHSIECAIFLGCDTYDFGRGDEPYKFSYGAKSRRLTSLLITREAGVSPGDFDSICTGGALEQIDGFFEAGKTDRARRACRQLARLFS; the protein is encoded by the coding sequence GTGACGGCGCAGACGGCAAGCGCGCAGGATGGCGCGGATCTTAGCGTCGAGATCGTCGACGACATCGCCCGGTTTCGCGCGCTCGAGCGCGAGTGGAAGGCGCTGGAGGCATCCGACCCGGAGGCGACCGTGTTTTTGTCTTGGGACTGGATGGAGCAGGCTTTTGCCGGGCGGCCCTATCGGTGGAGCGTTCTGGTGGCACGCCCGCGCGGCGGCGGCGCGATGGCCGCAGTTCTGCCCCTGAAATACAGCACAAGGTGGAGTGGGTCGAACGGGGCCTTTCAGACCTATCTCGAAGGCGGCGGGCGCCTTTTGCACAGCGATCTGGCTGGGCTTTTGTGCGATCCCGCGCAGGAGGAGGCCGCCATCGCCGCGCTGGCCGCGCGACTGATGCGCCTGCCGTGGGCGCGTCTGTCGCTGCGTCACATGGCGCAGTTGGGCCGTGCCGCGCGCCTGCTGGCCGCGTTTCGCCGCAACGGCTACCGGGCCGAGGCGCCGCCCGAGCGCAGCGCCGACGGCAAGATCGACCGCCTCGTCGCGCCTCGCGTGGCGCTGCCGGACAGTTTCGACGATTGGCTGGACAGCAGTGTCGCGTCCGAGGTCGCATCGCGCTATCGCAGCTTCAAGACGCGGCACTTCACAAGCGGCGCCTACAGGTTCACCCATTCCGACACCCCCGGTTTCCAGGCCGATCTGGCGATGCTGCGCGCGATGCGGGCAGCCAAGGGCGCGCAGGTGCGGGACGCGGCGGCACAAAAGGCCGCGGACCTTGCGCAGACCGCGTTCGACCGCATCCTGACCGCCGCACTTGAGATCGACGCGCTTTTTCTGCCGATCCTTTGGCGCGGGGATGTGCCGATTGGTGCGCTGGGCCATGTGCTGGACCCGCGGCTGGGAATGATGCATTTCGTGACGGCCGCTCAAGACCCAGCCGCTTCCGAGCCTTTCATTGCCGCGGCGCTGCATTTCCATTCCATCGAATGTGCGATTTTTCTGGGCTGCGACACTTATGATTTCGGGCGCGGGGACGAGCCCTACAAATTTTCCTATGGTGCCAAGTCGCGCCGCCTCACCTCGCTCCTGATCACGCGGGAGGCGGGCGTTTCGCCGGGCGATTTCGACAGCATCTGCACCGGCGGGGCGCTGGAGCAGATCGACGGGTTTTTCGAGGCGGGCAAGACAGACCGCGCGCGCCGTGCCTGCCGCCAACTCGCGCGCCTCTTCAGCTGA
- a CDS encoding methylated-DNA--[protein]-cysteine S-methyltransferase — MPSASLKTPLGALCVTEEHGAITSLAWHDAFVQDDTPLLRRSLEQLSAYFAGDLTEFDLPTRVAGSAFQREVCAAIAAIPHGETRSYGDLARALKAPAQAIGTGCGGNPIPIIIPCHRVLGTSGLGGFSGKGGVETKVWLLRHEGASGLLI; from the coding sequence ATGCCGAGCGCGTCCCTCAAAACCCCGCTTGGCGCCCTTTGCGTCACGGAAGAGCACGGCGCGATCACCTCGCTCGCTTGGCACGACGCATTTGTGCAGGATGACACGCCGCTCCTGCGGCGGTCGCTGGAACAGCTCTCTGCCTATTTTGCGGGCGATCTGACCGAGTTCGATCTGCCGACGCGCGTGGCCGGCAGTGCCTTCCAGCGCGAGGTTTGCGCCGCCATCGCCGCCATCCCCCATGGCGAGACGCGCAGCTACGGCGATCTGGCCCGCGCGCTCAAGGCACCCGCGCAGGCCATCGGCACCGGCTGCGGCGGCAACCCGATTCCAATCATCATCCCCTGCCACCGCGTTCTGGGAACAAGCGGGCTCGGCGGATTCTCGGGCAAGGGCGGGGTCGAAACGAAGGTCTGGCTGCTTCGGCACGAGGGCGCGAGCGGGCTGCTGATTTAG
- a CDS encoding SDR family NAD(P)-dependent oxidoreductase, which translates to MDKVALISGGSRGIGAEVAAKLADAGWRLSLGMRRPQDADARWAQHHVCAFDAMEANEAAWAEAALGHYGRIDAVICCAGIIELGDVISLGEADQTAMMEVNVNSPRRLVRAAWQALGRSGEGRVIMLASLSGKRVASAASGAYSVSKFAAVALTHGIRQAGWDKGIRATAICPSYVNTDMAGAITDYSAQDMTQPEDVARMALLALNLPNTASIAEMAVSCKAEASY; encoded by the coding sequence ATGGACAAGGTTGCACTGATATCGGGCGGCAGCCGGGGCATCGGCGCCGAGGTGGCCGCAAAGCTGGCGGATGCGGGCTGGCGCCTGTCGCTGGGGATGCGCCGCCCTCAGGACGCCGATGCGCGCTGGGCGCAGCACCATGTCTGTGCCTTCGATGCGATGGAGGCGAACGAGGCCGCATGGGCCGAGGCCGCGCTGGGCCATTATGGCCGTATCGATGCCGTGATCTGCTGCGCCGGGATCATCGAGCTGGGCGATGTGATCTCGCTGGGCGAGGCCGATCAGACCGCGATGATGGAGGTCAACGTCAATTCGCCCCGCCGCCTCGTGCGCGCGGCATGGCAGGCGCTGGGCCGCTCGGGCGAGGGGCGGGTGATCATGCTGGCCTCGCTCTCGGGCAAGCGTGTCGCCTCGGCGGCCAGCGGCGCTTATTCGGTGTCAAAATTCGCCGCGGTCGCACTGACCCACGGTATCAGGCAGGCCGGATGGGACAAAGGTATTCGGGCCACCGCGATCTGCCCCAGCTACGTCAACACCGACATGGCCGGCGCGATCACGGATTATTCGGCGCAGGACATGACCCAGCCCGAGGATGTGGCGCGGATGGCCCTTCTGGCGCTGAACCTGCCGAACACCGCCTCGATCGCTGAAATGGCTGTATCGTGCAAGGCGGAGGCAAGCTACTGA
- a CDS encoding cold-shock protein: MANGTVKWFNTTKGFGFIAPDGGGKDVFVHISAVEQAGLTGLNDDQKVTFDVEAGRDGRESATNIALA, from the coding sequence ATGGCTAATGGCACCGTCAAATGGTTCAACACAACTAAAGGCTTCGGCTTTATCGCGCCCGATGGTGGCGGCAAGGACGTTTTCGTCCATATTTCTGCCGTCGAGCAGGCAGGTCTGACCGGCCTCAATGACGACCAGAAAGTGACGTTCGACGTCGAAGCGGGCCGTGATGGCCGCGAAAGCGCGACCAATATCGCTCTGGCCTGA
- a CDS encoding glutaminase, translating to MSDTFPEGLQEFLHQLNDDMHAAADWGTPAGYIPELAAVDPAQFAISVAMADGRTISAGQHDKRFSIQSVSKVFTLAAALGRIGDALWARVGREPSGTAFNSIALLEQERGRPRNPFINAGAIVTTDALLDGRQPRDALAELIQFIRAAAEDSDIHIDKHVAASEEATGHRNAALAHYLYSFDNLQNDPDLTLGTYMHQCAIAMTTDQLASAGRMLSGLEGAPRLISARRARRINALMMTCGHYDGSGDFAYRVGLPGKSGVGGGILMIAPGKASIAVWSPGLNHYGNSKAGTEAAHRLANFTGWSVFGT from the coding sequence ATGAGTGACACCTTCCCCGAAGGCCTGCAGGAGTTCCTGCACCAGCTGAACGATGACATGCATGCCGCCGCCGACTGGGGCACGCCCGCCGGTTACATCCCCGAGCTTGCCGCCGTGGACCCTGCGCAATTCGCGATCTCGGTCGCTATGGCAGACGGTCGCACGATCTCGGCGGGCCAACATGACAAGCGGTTTTCAATCCAGAGTGTCAGCAAGGTCTTTACACTCGCCGCGGCTTTGGGGCGCATCGGTGATGCACTTTGGGCGAGGGTCGGGCGCGAGCCATCGGGCACGGCCTTCAACTCCATCGCACTATTGGAGCAAGAACGCGGCCGCCCGCGCAATCCCTTCATCAACGCGGGGGCAATCGTGACCACCGACGCGCTACTGGATGGCCGCCAGCCGCGCGACGCGCTGGCCGAGCTGATCCAATTCATCCGCGCGGCGGCGGAAGACAGCGACATTCATATCGACAAGCATGTCGCCGCCTCCGAGGAGGCGACGGGCCATCGCAACGCGGCCCTGGCGCATTACCTCTATTCCTTCGACAACCTGCAGAACGATCCCGATCTGACGCTGGGCACCTACATGCACCAATGCGCCATCGCCATGACGACAGACCAATTGGCCAGCGCCGGACGGATGCTGTCCGGGCTCGAGGGTGCACCGCGCCTGATTTCCGCGCGCCGGGCGCGCCGGATCAACGCCTTGATGATGACCTGCGGCCATTACGACGGGTCGGGCGATTTCGCCTATCGCGTCGGCCTGCCGGGCAAGAGCGGCGTTGGCGGCGGCATCCTGATGATCGCGCCGGGCAAGGCGTCCATCGCGGTCTGGTCGCCGGGCCTCAATCACTACGGCAATTCCAAGGCCGGTACCGAGGCCGCGCACCGGCTTGCGAATTTCACCGGCTGGTCCGTCTTCGGCACCTGA
- the trpA gene encoding tryptophan synthase subunit alpha, with product MSRIDAKFAELQSAGKKAFVAYVMAGDPDFDTSLEVVKGLPGAGVDIIELGLPFTDPMADGETIQLAGQRALKGGMTLKRTLEMAREFRKGDDTTPIVLMGYYNPIYNHGVDRFLVDAKEAGIDGLIVVDLPPEEDDELCIPAQAAGLNFIRLATPTTDDMRLPKVMQNTSGFVYYVSITGITGAAAAEAGDVAPEVARIKAVTDLPVIVGFGIRTPETSKAIAGVADGAVVGSAIVAKLAAGDSPADVLSFVKGLADGAHSA from the coding sequence ATGAGCCGTATCGACGCCAAATTCGCCGAGTTGCAATCCGCCGGGAAGAAGGCATTCGTGGCCTATGTCATGGCCGGGGATCCCGATTTCGACACGTCGCTGGAGGTGGTCAAGGGCCTTCCCGGTGCGGGCGTCGACATCATCGAGTTGGGCCTGCCCTTCACCGATCCGATGGCCGATGGGGAGACGATCCAGCTGGCGGGCCAGCGTGCGCTCAAGGGCGGCATGACGCTGAAACGGACGCTCGAGATGGCGCGCGAGTTCCGCAAGGGTGACGACACGACGCCCATCGTGCTGATGGGCTATTACAACCCGATCTATAACCACGGCGTGGACAGGTTTCTGGTGGACGCCAAGGAAGCGGGCATCGACGGGTTGATCGTCGTGGACCTGCCGCCTGAAGAAGATGACGAGCTGTGCATCCCCGCGCAGGCGGCGGGCCTAAACTTCATCCGGCTGGCAACGCCCACCACGGATGACATGCGCCTTCCCAAGGTCATGCAGAATACCTCTGGCTTCGTCTATTACGTCTCGATCACCGGTATCACCGGCGCCGCCGCCGCCGAGGCGGGCGACGTCGCCCCCGAGGTCGCGCGCATCAAGGCGGTCACCGACCTGCCCGTGATCGTCGGCTTCGGCATCCGCACGCCCGAGACGTCCAAGGCGATTGCAGGCGTCGCCGATGGCGCGGTCGTCGGCAGCGCCATCGTGGCCAAGCTGGCGGCAGGTGACAGCCCCGCAGACGTGCTGAGCTTCGTCAAGGGGCTGGCCGACGGCGCCCATTCCGCCTGA